Part of the Coccinella septempunctata chromosome 3, icCocSept1.1, whole genome shotgun sequence genome is shown below.
ACCTTttgttttattaatattattagaAGTAGAATTTTGTTGACGTTCAGCTGAAAAGTAATTGGTTAAGAAGAATATTTATGTTAAGTTGAATCAACTCACCTAAAATTATCTCACTAATATGATTTACTAAAAAATTGAGGAACTCATGTGCATCTTGTTGCATATAATTATCAAATTCCTCTGGAAGAATTTTAAAATCAGGGTACAGCCAGTTAGATTTAAATTAGAAACAACTATTATTATTTGATGTTTTCATAAGGTCAAAAGTAATATTCACAtacaattataattttaattttgcAGTATAACTTTCTTACCTTTCTCCTTCCTTAGCCTAGCTATAAACTTTTTGGGGGCAATAGAACCCACTTTCTTCTTATGAGTTGCAATACTGTAAAATAAATCTGCTAAACATGTAAGGAGAGTTTCCTTAGTTCTCTTGTTCTTAGCTTTGTATTCAAGAACTTTATCTCTGAATGGTTTGCAAAAGTATAAGGCTTGTAGAACAGAATTACTATAACATGTATTACCAAACTGTAAAAAAATCAGTTTCAGATtcagaatgcaaaaaaaatattttactatACATTTACGAGACCAAAGTAACGCTCATTTGAAGGAAATTGTTCAGAACCTATATCTCTTTCCAACTGAGAAATATTCGCACCCtagaagaaaattttcataaattcatcaaaatgaTTATTTATGGTTAACATGACCATGATATTAATGGAAGGTTTATTAATACGATATCTTGTTTATTAATTACCATATTTTGGAAGCTAATCCATTTCGTTTAAATAAGAAACTTCAGATTTCAGAGAGAATTTACAACATAATTTCCTCATTACCGCATTTTGACAAATTCTGAAACAAGTAACGACCATCATTCCTTCAACCTTCAACAAAATTGACATTTCAAACTTTGTTTCGAACCACAGAGCTAAAAAgtctcaaaaacaaaaaattaatttctttcgTATTCACCCGTTCTACCTTTGATTAAAGATTAAACACACAAGTAGCTGAATTTTTACGGTAGAATTGGTGGAAGGTACATTGGAGGACGGGaatttttgagaataaaaaaacaaaaacatacATTGATATGTTCTCTATGGTTGAGACAATTTTTTGGTTTAATTTAGAAGTCGGAAAAACTTAAAAATTAGTGAAAAACATGTAAAGTCTTTGAAAATAAAGAGGATCAAGAAAAATATGGGGCAAATAAACAGCTCAAATATTCAATCGCTGTTACCTAATATTTATTCGGAATTATTCAATAAAGAACCTAATGCTTTAATAGCTAAAGAAATAAAAGAAATGGACCGggaaaagtttcaagaaattatttcagaattgaATTCCTTGTAGGTAATTTACTCAGTCAGATTTCCTTATACTATGTCGTATCAGTTCTAGAGACTATTTTGATAATGAAGGAAAGCAAATGATATTTGCAGTGCGGCAAGGATCTGATCAATGTATATTATGGAAAGCTGTGGTTGAAATTGCTTGTATTAAAATTGATCCAGATTCAAGTGAAGTAAAAAATTACAGAACATTATCTTTGGttgaattaatgaaaatattttattcattaaaatatcAAAATGCTGCTAAAGATCAAAGGTATTTCAAAGTGTCATCTAATGCTAGAACTATGTATTTGTTTTATATTATCCATTTACCAAGTCAAcaattgaatgaataaaaatttcagtGAAAAGGCCTGTATCACTTATGAAAAGATAGTATCTCATGCTGACAATGATCCTGTTATGTCTTCAGAATGTACAATTTGCTTAGAAAGGAAAGTAGAGCTTACATTACCTTGTGCTCACAGCTTTTGCTCACAATGTATAGAAGAATGGTAAGAAATAGgccttttaatttatttgtatGAACTCATATTTTTCTAGGAGTTCAGAACATCATACATGTCCAATTTGTCGAGATAAATTGGAAAGTACTAGTGACTCTTGGGTTCTTTCAGAGAAACCTGAAGCTGATGAAATCAGCCAGGAGCTTAGATCGAATCTTATAAGGCTGACAGAGGAAAAAAAAGACTCATGTACTGCATCATAGAGTGTGGAATTGATCGTAATGTActgtatataaatttttataattgagTTATTTCTTCTTGTTATGATCAATATTCAAAGTGTTAAACCCATATGGAATTTACTATTACTGCGTTCGGCAATAGCATCCAAGACCAGACAGATATTTTACTTATGTGACCACAGATTGTTTGTATTATCAAGATTTATGAAAATATCCTGAAATAAGCAAACAGTAGAGAGCTTCTGGTATTCTGTCTTATGttgtttttttgttatttgtaTCCCATAAGAAAAACTTGATGGTTGAAATATATACACATTATTTATTAAATAAAAACTAAGCACACAAATAAAAAAGTAGCGTTCAGCTAATAAGTATTTACAAGTTACAAGACGATTTTAACAAACTTTACATCCCATAGATAGAAATATTCTGAGCGAAAAGATCGTCATTATATTGCTCAGATTTTCTTTGGAACAGTCCAGATATGTAGTTTCCTCAATCTGGATGTCGTAAAGGAACAATATAGAGCAATCCGAACAGTTTGAGGTAATTGTCGAACAGGGTTTATAAAGATATGAAAGATTTATGCAGTAaaattttatttacaatatACAGCATGTGTTAATATCTACAATAAATacaagtatatatatatatatatatatatatatatatatacattaatatgaACTTTGCAAAGAATTCCCTCCAACTTTTTCAATGTGTTTCAAAGTAGTTGACTAAATTTCCAttgaatttatattgaattttagtGTAATATAAATGCAATGACTAAAACACTAGATGCATCTTGGTCACTGCGTGCGATCTCACTTTTAGCTAccgaattttttcttcatcaatgCTTTTCTTCGTTTGTGCTCTTCCTCTAGTCTCATATCTTCAAGATCTTCCATTATACCCAATTTTGTACTGATTTGCTCTTCTTTCATCTGCTGTGAAAATGAGGACTCCATAATATCATCATCTTCTTCATCGACTTCCACATATTTTGACTTGTTATAACCAAATATTTCTCTGATATATTTAGAGTAATCCTCTTCTTCTTCGGGACCATCATCAATGAAGTCATCCATTTCAGAATCATaatcttcatcatcatcatcatcgatTATTCTTCGTTTTTTCATTTGCATTTTATTAGACATGGGTTTTCTCCTCACATCAGCTGGAGGAAATTGTTTTGGCCTTACATCATTTGGTGGGAACTGTTTTGGTTTAGACAATTCTCTTTGTAGCATTTCTTTCTCCTTAATCTTATCTAACATTTTTTTGTCAGAGGGGCCTCTGCTGTTCACACTGATTTCTTTAGGATACCTTTTTATGTCCTTTGAAGGTAAGCCATTCTTAGTTGTTCCATTATTGCTTTTGGTGGCAAtttttgtagatttttctgTATAATTTGATACAGATTTTCCCAAATCTTTCATGGGATTATTGGAGGCACTTGGGACTGGTTTTTTAGTGTCAACTGGGGCCTTTGTTATGCTGTTCATTTTTCCAGCTGATGGATGTTTAGGACcccaatcaatttttttcctaaTTTCTGGTTCAGGATTTTGCATTTTATTATCAGCCTTATTAGAACTTGTTCGGGCTGTTGCTAATATTGACTGATTTGGCACTTTTGCTATTTTCGATTTGGCAGTTTCTGCTTCTTTATTAATTTTCTGTTTGGGCTCGCTTGGGTCAGGCTTAAGTctttcttgttttctttcctGCCACACCCTCATCCTTTCCATTTCTCTTCTCTGTTTCTTGGTAAGGGGACTTTCATCTTCTTTGCTTTTCTTCTCAATAACTATGGGTTCGAATTGTTTCTTTTCTGCTAGTTTGAGGAGCTCTGAAACAATGAAATCAATATTAGTTATAGCAAATATGACTTATactaaaacattatttttttcttatatacTAATCTACAAAACAGGTTATATGATGAAACAAACGAGGCCTTTCTTTAGAAAGATCACTTAcattccagatatttgaaaagatgaaaaagTTTCCAATATGGTTCAGGAAtgtctagaaaaaaaaatttatatcaaaaaaattaaagttaatatTACATCAATGAAATGgcagattgaaaaaaatctttgactatgcCACTGCagtctacataaaaaagtgcctgtaaaatGTTACATATGTTTTCCAATATCATTGAAACTTTACAAAATAGGGGCACAAACTTAAGGAgcagaaaaatgagttttcaaaggAAGATAAAGGGATGCGGTCTTTGCCATTATCCATCATCTGCAAATCGATGGCAAAAACCTGCCATGCATTTTGGTGATGCCATCTATATTTTTCTAGCTCTCATGCTTTCAGATTCAATATTATcgatttttttccaccctttgcCCCACTTCTTAATATAGAGATAAAAGTTGAAATGACTTACCATTGAAATTCATCGGTGGAGGCATTTTAGGTTTATCAATCTTTGGTTTCTTAGCATCAGGTCTCTCATCAGCCATTCTCGATGGGGTAGACGGGAAGTTGTCATCTGGAGATGAGATGTCTTCTGGATTCTTATGTTTGCGTTTCCTCCTATGAGGCATCATTGCTTCTTCTTTCTCCTTTTCTAAAGCAGCTTTAACTCTATCTTTAGTTGAGCTCAGATTGGTGTTAACTTTCTTTTTTTCTAACAAGAACTTTGGTGTCTTGTCTGGCATCTTACTATACTTTTCCATCATTTTATTATAAAAAACAGATGCTTCTTGTGAAACATATCCATAATCATCTTCATCAGGTTGTGCAAGTCCAACTAGAGTAACAGCAGTTTTGTCAGAATCCACTGCATCTTGAATAACAGATTTGGTCCGCTTCAACATGACATTCACACGCTTGACAGCCTTTTTATCCTGTAAAAG
Proteins encoded:
- the LOC123309691 gene encoding protein SPT2 homolog gives rise to the protein MDFGTLLYNAQKNKEVMKEPIKYYSTKFAPPKKEQKDKSRLSLNVRKFLEKKEEEERQKRLEAQRKKEELLALRSKDKKAVKRVNVMLKRTKSVIQDAVDSDKTAVTLVGLAQPDEDDYGYVSQEASVFYNKMMEKYSKMPDKTPKFLLEKKKVNTNLSSTKDRVKAALEKEKEEAMMPHRRKRKHKNPEDISSPDDNFPSTPSRMADERPDAKKPKIDKPKMPPPMNFNELLKLAEKKQFEPIVIEKKSKEDESPLTKKQRREMERMRVWQERKQERLKPDPSEPKQKINKEAETAKSKIAKVPNQSILATARTSSNKADNKMQNPEPEIRKKIDWGPKHPSAGKMNSITKAPVDTKKPVPSASNNPMKDLGKSVSNYTEKSTKIATKSNNGTTKNGLPSKDIKRYPKEISVNSRGPSDKKMLDKIKEKEMLQRELSKPKQFPPNDVRPKQFPPADVRRKPMSNKMQMKKRRIIDDDDDEDYDSEMDDFIDDGPEEEEDYSKYIREIFGYNKSKYVEVDEEDDDIMESSFSQQMKEEQISTKLGIMEDLEDMRLEEEHKRRKALMKKKFGS
- the LOC123309693 gene encoding RING finger protein 141-like isoform X2 encodes the protein MGQINSSNIQSLLPNIYSELFNKEPNALIAKEIKEMDREKFQEIISELNSFEKACITYEKIVSHADNDPVMSSECTICLERKVELTLPCAHSFCSQCIEEWSSEHHTCPICRDKLESTSDSWVLSEKPEADEISQELRSNLIRLTEEKKDSCTAS
- the LOC123309693 gene encoding RING finger protein 141-like isoform X1, which encodes MGQINSSNIQSLLPNIYSELFNKEPNALIAKEIKEMDREKFQEIISELNSFSRDYFDNEGKQMIFAVRQGSDQCILWKAVVEIACIKIDPDSSEVKNYRTLSLVELMKIFYSLKYQNAAKDQSEKACITYEKIVSHADNDPVMSSECTICLERKVELTLPCAHSFCSQCIEEWSSEHHTCPICRDKLESTSDSWVLSEKPEADEISQELRSNLIRLTEEKKDSCTAS